The Pantoea sp. At-9b genome includes a window with the following:
- a CDS encoding GNAT family N-acetyltransferase encodes MLIRTEIGVDAASIDSLLKRCFASAAEAELVQQLREDGLLTLGVVATDDEGQVLGYAAFSPVTLQGEDRGWVALAPLAVDETVRKQGIGKQLVYEGLDALNEFGYSAVVVLGDPAYYNAFGFEPAARHGLHCRWTGSEAAFQVYKLADDAFVGAEGQIDFAEPFNRFA; translated from the coding sequence ATGTTGATTCGTACTGAAATTGGGGTTGATGCAGCCAGCATCGACAGCCTGTTAAAGCGCTGTTTTGCCAGCGCCGCCGAAGCGGAGCTGGTACAACAGTTACGTGAAGATGGTTTGCTGACCCTTGGCGTGGTGGCGACTGATGATGAAGGCCAGGTATTGGGTTATGCCGCGTTCAGCCCGGTAACGTTACAGGGTGAGGATCGTGGTTGGGTGGCGCTGGCACCGCTGGCGGTGGATGAGACCGTCCGTAAACAGGGCATCGGCAAGCAACTGGTGTACGAGGGGCTGGATGCGCTGAACGAATTTGGTTACAGCGCGGTGGTGGTGCTGGGCGACCCGGCTTACTACAATGCCTTCGGTTTTGAACCGGCAGCGCGCCATGGTTTGCATTGCCGCTGGACCGGTTCGGAGGCGGCGTTTCAGGTGTACAAGCTGGCCGACGATGCGTTTGTCGGGGCCGAAGGGCAGATTGATTTTGCGGAACCGTTCAATCGCTTTGCGTAA
- a CDS encoding GIY-YIG nuclease family protein → MEQGWQLYMLQTAAGMLYTGITTDVNRRLQQHQQGRGARSLRGKGPLTLVFHCDAGDRAAASRLEYQVKQLSRAQKLQLVAQQPLNLTNWFTQSD, encoded by the coding sequence ATGGAGCAGGGCTGGCAGCTTTATATGCTGCAAACCGCCGCAGGCATGCTTTACACCGGCATCACAACGGATGTTAACCGGCGTTTACAACAGCATCAGCAAGGACGCGGAGCACGGTCACTACGCGGGAAAGGCCCGCTGACGCTGGTATTTCACTGTGATGCCGGGGATCGAGCCGCCGCATCACGCCTTGAGTATCAGGTCAAACAATTGAGCCGGGCGCAAAAGTTGCAACTGGTGGCACAACAACCGCTCAACCTGACCAACTGGTTTACGCAAAGCGATTGA
- a CDS encoding YhbP family protein has product MSDHSHLIRYLKKQHALSLCATSGDDLWCANCFYVFDESRMVFWLMTEPDTRHGQLMLANPRVAGTVNGQPKTVLLIKGVQYRGHIQRLHDEAEQQARHAYQKRFPIARAVTAPLWEIVLEEVKMTDNALGFGKKIVWQRAD; this is encoded by the coding sequence GTGTCCGACCATTCCCATCTGATTCGCTACCTGAAGAAACAGCATGCGCTGTCGCTGTGCGCGACAAGCGGTGACGATCTTTGGTGCGCCAACTGTTTTTATGTTTTTGATGAATCCCGCATGGTGTTCTGGCTGATGACGGAGCCAGATACCCGCCATGGTCAACTGATGTTGGCGAATCCGCGCGTGGCTGGCACCGTTAACGGCCAGCCGAAAACCGTGTTGTTGATCAAGGGCGTGCAGTACCGTGGCCATATTCAGCGCCTGCATGATGAAGCCGAGCAGCAGGCGCGTCATGCCTACCAGAAACGCTTCCCGATTGCGCGCGCCGTGACGGCACCGCTATGGGAAATTGTGCTGGAAGAGGTGAAGATGACGGATAACGCGCTGGGGTTTGGTAAGAAAATTGTCTGGCAGCGTGCGGATTAA
- a CDS encoding permease → MTQLTSTATATRFAWWKPLLFLLVVIIGLWYVKWQPYYGKAFTAAETHSIGKSILANADASPWRAALDYAMVYFLAVWKAAVLGVLLGSLVQVLIPRSWLLRLMGKNRFGSALIGTGLGLPGMMCSCCAAPVAAGLRQSQVSSGAAMAFWLANPVLNPATLIFMGFVLGWQFAAIRLVAGIIMVLGIAWLVQRSVPQKVGALEARASAPPEEPFLQRWLRVLWRLFWNTIPLYVVAVLLLGAARVWLFPHADGAVGNTVFWVVVMAVAGCLFVIPTAAEIPIVQTMMLAGMGIAPALALLLTLPAVSVPSLLMLHRAFPARALWIALLGVAGSGVLLGVIALWLA, encoded by the coding sequence ATGACTCAACTCACTTCAACTGCGACGGCAACGCGTTTTGCCTGGTGGAAACCACTGCTGTTTCTGCTGGTGGTGATTATTGGCCTGTGGTACGTCAAATGGCAGCCTTATTACGGCAAAGCCTTTACCGCGGCAGAGACTCACTCTATCGGCAAATCAATTCTCGCTAACGCGGATGCCTCTCCCTGGCGCGCCGCGCTGGATTACGCGATGGTTTATTTCCTGGCGGTGTGGAAAGCGGCGGTACTCGGCGTGCTGTTGGGATCGCTGGTGCAGGTGTTGATCCCTCGCAGTTGGCTGCTGCGTCTGATGGGCAAAAACCGCTTTGGTTCAGCGCTGATCGGTACCGGATTGGGATTGCCTGGCATGATGTGCAGCTGCTGTGCGGCCCCGGTGGCTGCCGGGCTGCGTCAGTCGCAGGTCTCCAGCGGTGCGGCGATGGCATTCTGGCTGGCTAATCCGGTGCTTAATCCGGCCACCCTGATTTTTATGGGGTTTGTGTTGGGCTGGCAGTTTGCGGCGATCCGTCTGGTGGCGGGGATCATCATGGTGTTGGGCATTGCCTGGCTGGTGCAACGCAGTGTGCCGCAAAAAGTCGGTGCCCTTGAGGCCCGGGCGTCAGCTCCTCCGGAAGAACCCTTCCTCCAGCGTTGGCTGCGGGTGCTGTGGCGGCTGTTCTGGAACACCATCCCGTTGTATGTGGTGGCGGTATTGCTGCTTGGCGCAGCGCGCGTCTGGCTGTTCCCGCACGCCGATGGCGCAGTGGGCAATACCGTGTTTTGGGTGGTGGTGATGGCGGTGGCGGGATGCCTGTTTGTCATCCCGACTGCCGCAGAGATACCGATTGTTCAGACCATGATGTTGGCGGGGATGGGCATCGCGCCTGCGCTGGCCTTGCTGCTGACGTTGCCTGCGGTCAGCGTCCCCTCGTTACTGATGCTGCACCGGGCATTCCCGGCGCGCGCGCTGTGGATAGCCCTGCTGGGTGTCGCTGGCAGCGGGGTACTGCTCGGTGTGATCGCCCTGTGGCTGGCGTAA
- the nrdD gene encoding anaerobic ribonucleoside-triphosphate reductase: MATVVIKRDGCKVPFDAQRIASAVQAAARAVQVNDITWCAQVAAEVEQQLVARHEVDIRDIQCAVEETLMSGPWPQLARAYIEYRHDRDLAREQRGKLHHAIRGLVEQTNAALLNENANKDSKVIPTQRDLLAGIVAKHYAQQQILPREVVLAHERGEIHYHDLDYSPFFPMFNCMLIDLRGMLTNGFKMGNAEIEPPRSIATATAVTAQIIAQVASHIYGGTTINRIDEVLAPFVTLSLEKHRAVALEWQIADAEAYARARTEKECYDAFQSLEYEVNTLHTANGQTPFVTFGFGLGTDWAARLIQQSILRNRIAGLGKNHKTAVFPKLVFAIREGINRRAGDLNYDIKQLALECASKRMYPDILNYDQVVKVTGSFKTPMGCRSFLGVYEENGKQIHEGRNNLGVISLNLPRIALEAEGEEARFWTLLDERLALAKRALMTRIARLEKTKARVAPILYMEGACGVRLKADDDIGPIFRNGRASISLGYIGLHETLNALSGNEVHPYDADYLRAKGVAIITHLREAVDAWKAETGYGFSLYSTPSENLCDRFCRLDAAEFGVVPGVTDKGYYTNSFHLDVEKKVNPYDKIDFEAPYPPIANGGFICYGEYPNIQHNLKALEDVWDYSYDRVPYYGTNTPIDECYECGFSGEFSCTSKGFTCPCCGNHDPARVSVTRRVCGYLGSPDARPFNAGKQEEVQRRVKHLDTGQLG, translated from the coding sequence ATGGCAACGGTAGTGATTAAGCGTGATGGCTGCAAAGTGCCGTTTGATGCACAGCGCATCGCCAGTGCCGTACAGGCTGCGGCCCGTGCGGTGCAGGTGAACGATATCACCTGGTGCGCCCAGGTTGCGGCAGAGGTTGAACAGCAGCTGGTTGCACGCCACGAGGTGGATATCCGCGATATTCAATGTGCGGTAGAAGAGACGCTGATGAGCGGTCCATGGCCGCAACTGGCGCGCGCCTATATTGAATACCGTCACGATCGCGATCTGGCGCGCGAACAGCGCGGGAAACTGCATCACGCTATTCGTGGCCTGGTTGAACAAACCAACGCCGCCCTGCTGAATGAGAACGCCAACAAAGACAGCAAAGTGATCCCCACCCAGCGTGATTTACTGGCAGGGATCGTCGCCAAACATTACGCGCAACAACAGATCCTGCCGCGCGAGGTGGTGCTGGCGCACGAGCGCGGTGAGATCCACTACCACGATCTCGATTATTCGCCCTTCTTCCCGATGTTCAACTGCATGCTGATTGATTTGCGCGGCATGCTCACCAATGGCTTCAAAATGGGTAACGCCGAGATCGAGCCACCCAGGTCGATCGCTACCGCTACCGCCGTCACGGCGCAGATCATTGCCCAGGTCGCCAGCCATATTTACGGTGGCACCACCATTAATCGCATCGATGAAGTGCTGGCCCCGTTTGTCACCCTGAGCCTGGAAAAACATCGTGCGGTAGCACTTGAATGGCAGATCGCCGATGCTGAGGCTTATGCTCGCGCACGTACCGAAAAAGAGTGCTACGACGCTTTTCAGTCGCTGGAATATGAAGTCAATACACTGCATACCGCCAATGGGCAAACGCCGTTTGTCACCTTTGGTTTTGGCCTCGGCACTGACTGGGCAGCGCGACTGATTCAGCAATCAATTCTGCGCAACCGGATTGCCGGGCTGGGCAAAAATCACAAAACCGCAGTGTTCCCGAAACTGGTGTTTGCCATCCGCGAAGGCATCAATCGCCGCGCTGGCGATCTCAACTATGACATCAAGCAACTGGCGCTGGAGTGTGCCAGCAAGCGCATGTACCCCGACATCCTCAATTATGACCAGGTGGTGAAAGTCACGGGGTCGTTTAAGACGCCGATGGGCTGTCGCAGCTTCCTGGGCGTCTATGAAGAGAATGGCAAACAAATCCACGAAGGACGCAACAACCTCGGCGTGATCAGCCTCAACCTGCCACGCATTGCCCTGGAAGCCGAGGGAGAGGAAGCGCGCTTCTGGACGCTGCTGGATGAGCGCCTGGCGCTGGCAAAACGCGCGCTGATGACCCGCATCGCGCGGCTGGAAAAAACCAAAGCACGCGTCGCGCCCATTCTGTATATGGAAGGTGCCTGCGGCGTGCGCCTGAAAGCCGATGACGATATCGGGCCAATTTTCCGCAATGGCCGCGCCTCCATTTCCCTCGGCTATATCGGTCTGCATGAAACCCTCAATGCATTGAGCGGTAACGAAGTGCATCCGTATGATGCCGATTATCTGCGCGCCAAAGGGGTGGCAATCATCACCCATCTGCGCGAGGCCGTTGATGCCTGGAAAGCGGAAACCGGCTATGGCTTTAGCCTTTACAGCACGCCGAGCGAAAATCTGTGTGACCGTTTTTGCCGCCTTGATGCCGCCGAGTTTGGCGTGGTGCCCGGTGTCACCGACAAAGGCTATTACACCAACAGCTTCCATCTCGACGTCGAGAAGAAGGTCAATCCGTATGACAAAATCGACTTTGAAGCCCCTTACCCCCCGATCGCCAACGGCGGTTTTATCTGTTACGGCGAGTACCCCAATATCCAGCACAACCTCAAGGCGTTGGAAGATGTCTGGGATTACAGCTATGACCGCGTGCCCTACTACGGTACCAACACGCCGATTGATGAATGCTACGAATGCGGCTTTAGTGGCGAGTTCAGTTGCACCAGCAAAGGCTTTACCTGCCCCTGCTGCGGCAATCACGATCCGGCGCGCGTATCGGTAACGCGACGCGTATGTGGTTATCTCGGTAGCCCGGATGCGCGCCCGTTTAACGCCGGTAAGCAGGAAGAGGTGCAACGCCGGGTGAAACATCTGGATACGGGGCAACTGGGATGA
- a CDS encoding beta-N-acetylhexosaminidase — MPLQRTLLAGCLSLSFSAGATPAGDLPLMPWPQQVELPHSGGAYPLTPQLTLQISGDHLEGAETRWLRRIARQTGWPLLSAGASDEKATIRVQIKQAVNPLPQPDSDESYHLEVNSDGVLLQAQTRFGAMRGMETLLQLIENSESGTVIPYVSIHDQPRFAWRGLLIDSARHFMPVETLKRQIDGIAAARMNVFHWHLTDDQGWRFASSHYPQLQDKASDGRYYTQQQMREVVQYATQRGIRVIPEIDLPGHASAIAVAMPELISAPGPYQMERGWGVFKPLLDPSNEQVFTFIDTLVGEVAAIFPDPYLHIGGDEVDPSQWNDSPKIQQFMRDHGLKDAHALQAWFNQRVEKILEAHQRRMVGWDEIYHPDLPRSILIQSWQGQDALGEVVKNDYRGILSTGFYLDQPQPAAYHYRNEPFPQGLNGQDQVQADEQAQSWEFTLPRLKGSAVKGSFTLIEGKEGWRGFIDFNGKARRLVNQVNWLSSGQVTFRVDTWMGEVQPVVTLTDNKLTGYMLVGNVRYPTSGSRLAQTPAGVAPSLPSPQQLSNNLQGGEAALWAENVNSLIIDTKLWPRAFVVAERLWSAADVNDSDNMYQRLNAIDRWSTVSVGLQQHQQAEVQMMRLANSTDITPLRVLSEVLEPAQYYTRQHLKFQAGHYNYFEPLNRLADVLPAESEAVRLLDKQVDALIANRGNRQAANAIRQQLQRWLSNSDRVMPLTLHNYQLHALQPQVQQVAELSRMGLELVATLERNQAYGAGDVAQMQAKLDAAAQVQDETVLALVRPLEKLLRSFK, encoded by the coding sequence ATGCCTCTGCAACGAACGCTGCTTGCCGGTTGTTTATCCCTGAGTTTTTCTGCTGGCGCGACCCCGGCGGGGGATCTGCCGTTGATGCCCTGGCCGCAACAGGTTGAGCTGCCCCACAGCGGAGGGGCTTACCCACTGACGCCGCAACTGACGCTACAGATATCGGGTGACCACCTGGAGGGGGCAGAGACGCGCTGGTTGCGGCGCATCGCGCGACAAACCGGCTGGCCGCTGTTGTCAGCGGGGGCGTCGGATGAAAAGGCGACGATCCGGGTGCAAATCAAGCAGGCGGTTAATCCCCTACCGCAGCCGGACAGCGACGAAAGCTACCATCTGGAGGTGAACAGCGATGGGGTGTTGCTCCAGGCGCAGACACGCTTCGGTGCCATGCGCGGCATGGAGACCCTGCTGCAATTGATTGAGAACAGTGAAAGCGGCACGGTGATCCCCTATGTCAGCATTCATGACCAGCCCCGCTTCGCCTGGCGTGGCTTGCTGATCGACTCCGCACGCCATTTTATGCCGGTGGAAACCCTCAAACGCCAGATTGATGGTATCGCAGCGGCCCGTATGAACGTCTTTCACTGGCATCTGACGGATGACCAGGGCTGGCGTTTTGCCTCCAGCCATTACCCGCAGTTGCAGGACAAAGCCAGCGATGGCCGCTACTACACGCAGCAGCAGATGCGTGAGGTCGTGCAATATGCCACGCAGCGCGGTATCCGCGTCATCCCAGAAATCGATCTGCCTGGCCATGCCTCGGCGATCGCCGTGGCGATGCCGGAGCTGATCAGCGCTCCGGGGCCTTACCAGATGGAGCGAGGCTGGGGGGTATTTAAGCCGTTGCTCGATCCCAGCAATGAACAGGTCTTTACCTTTATCGATACGCTGGTGGGGGAAGTGGCAGCGATCTTCCCGGATCCCTATCTGCATATTGGCGGTGATGAGGTCGATCCTTCACAATGGAATGACTCACCGAAAATTCAACAGTTTATGCGCGATCATGGCCTAAAGGATGCCCATGCGTTGCAGGCTTGGTTTAATCAGCGGGTGGAAAAGATTCTTGAAGCGCATCAGCGCCGCATGGTGGGCTGGGACGAAATTTATCATCCCGATCTACCGCGCAGCATTCTTATCCAGTCGTGGCAGGGGCAGGATGCGCTGGGCGAGGTGGTGAAAAACGACTATCGCGGCATTCTCTCCACCGGTTTCTATCTCGACCAGCCACAGCCTGCGGCTTACCACTATCGAAATGAGCCTTTCCCGCAGGGGCTGAACGGACAGGATCAGGTGCAGGCAGATGAGCAGGCGCAGAGCTGGGAATTTACCCTGCCACGGCTAAAAGGCAGCGCGGTGAAGGGCAGTTTCACCCTGATTGAGGGGAAAGAGGGCTGGCGCGGTTTTATCGACTTTAACGGTAAAGCGCGCCGTCTGGTGAACCAGGTTAACTGGTTATCTTCCGGGCAGGTGACGTTCCGGGTCGATACCTGGATGGGTGAAGTGCAGCCCGTAGTGACGCTGACGGACAACAAACTGACCGGATATATGTTGGTGGGCAATGTGCGTTATCCCACCAGCGGCAGCCGTCTGGCACAAACACCGGCTGGCGTAGCGCCTTCGTTGCCCAGTCCGCAGCAGCTGAGCAACAACCTGCAAGGGGGTGAAGCGGCGCTGTGGGCGGAAAACGTCAACAGCCTGATTATCGATACCAAACTGTGGCCACGTGCCTTTGTGGTGGCAGAGCGCTTGTGGTCTGCTGCCGACGTGAATGACAGCGACAATATGTATCAGCGGCTCAACGCTATCGATCGCTGGAGTACCGTCTCGGTTGGGCTGCAACAGCATCAGCAGGCGGAGGTACAGATGATGCGTCTGGCGAACAGTACCGACATCACCCCGCTGCGTGTGCTGAGCGAGGTGCTGGAACCGGCGCAGTATTACACGCGTCAGCATCTGAAATTCCAGGCGGGTCACTACAATTATTTCGAACCGCTTAACCGTCTGGCCGACGTCCTGCCCGCTGAGAGTGAAGCGGTGCGTTTGCTGGATAAGCAGGTGGATGCGTTGATCGCCAATCGTGGCAACCGCCAGGCGGCCAATGCGATTCGTCAGCAATTACAACGTTGGCTGAGTAATAGCGATCGGGTGATGCCGCTGACGCTGCACAACTATCAGCTGCATGCGCTACAACCGCAGGTGCAGCAGGTGGCGGAGCTGAGCCGTATGGGACTGGAGTTGGTGGCGACACTGGAACGGAATCAGGCGTATGGTGCCGGTGACGTCGCGCAGATGCAGGCGAAACTGGATGCTGCCGCCCAGGTGCAGGATGAGACGGTGCTGGCGTTAGTACGCCCGCTGGAGAAACTGCTGCGATCGTTTAAGTAG
- the ridA gene encoding 2-iminobutanoate/2-iminopropanoate deaminase: MSREISTEKAPAAIGPYVQGVDLGSMIITSGQIPVDPQTGAVADDVSAQARQSLENVKAIVEAAGLKVGDIVKTTVFVKDLNDFATVNATYEAFFTEHHASFPARSCVEVARLPKDVKIEIEAIAVRR, translated from the coding sequence ATGTCTCGCGAAATCAGTACCGAAAAAGCACCGGCAGCGATTGGTCCCTACGTACAGGGCGTTGATCTCGGCAGCATGATCATTACCTCCGGTCAGATCCCGGTTGATCCGCAGACCGGCGCAGTAGCTGACGATGTGTCTGCCCAGGCGCGTCAGTCACTGGAAAACGTGAAGGCGATTGTTGAAGCTGCGGGCCTGAAAGTGGGCGACATTGTGAAAACCACGGTGTTTGTCAAAGACCTGAATGATTTCGCAACCGTGAACGCCACCTATGAAGCATTCTTCACCGAGCACCATGCCAGCTTCCCGGCCCGCTCTTGTGTTGAAGTGGCACGCCTGCCGAAAGATGTGAAAATTGAGATCGAGGCGATTGCGGTTCGTCGTTGA
- the pyrI gene encoding aspartate carbamoyltransferase regulatory subunit, translated as MTHDNKLQVEAIKRGTVIDHIPAQVGFKLLSLFRLTETDQRITIGLNLPSGEMGRKDLIKIENTFLTDDQINQLAVYAPHATVNRIDEYEVVAKIAPTLPDRIERVLTCPNGNCISRSEPVFSSFAVKKRDNEVHLKCKYCEKEFAHHVVLGHW; from the coding sequence ATGACACACGATAACAAATTGCAGGTTGAAGCCATTAAACGCGGCACGGTGATTGACCATATCCCGGCCCAGGTAGGCTTTAAATTACTGTCGCTGTTTCGCCTGACTGAAACCGATCAGCGCATCACCATTGGCCTGAATCTGCCGTCTGGCGAAATGGGACGTAAAGATCTGATCAAGATCGAGAACACCTTTCTCACCGATGATCAGATCAACCAATTGGCGGTGTATGCCCCCCATGCCACGGTCAACCGCATCGACGAATACGAAGTGGTGGCGAAGATCGCTCCGACGTTGCCGGATCGCATCGAACGCGTACTGACCTGCCCGAACGGCAACTGCATCAGCCGCAGCGAGCCGGTGTTCTCCAGTTTTGCGGTAAAAAAACGCGATAATGAAGTGCATCTGAAGTGCAAATATTGCGAGAAAGAGTTTGCGCACCACGTGGTGCTCGGCCACTGGTAA
- the pyrB gene encoding aspartate carbamoyltransferase encodes MANPLYRKHIISINDLSRDELELVLHTAAQLKAHPQPELLKHNVIASCFFEASTRTRLSFETAMHRLGASVVGFADGSNTSLGKKGETLADTISVIGTYVDAIVMRHPQEGAARLATEFSGGVPILNAGDGANQHPTQTLLDLFTIRETQSRLDNLNVAMVGDLKYGRTVHSLTQALAKFDGNRFFFIAPDALAMPSYITDMLDEKNIHWSRHDSIEEVMPELDILYMTRVQKERLDPSEYANVKAQFILRASDLVGARDNMKVLHPLPRIDEITTDVDSTPHAWYFQQAGNGIFARQALLALVLNRDLAL; translated from the coding sequence ATGGCCAACCCGCTATATCGTAAGCACATTATTTCAATTAACGATCTCAGCCGCGACGAGCTTGAGCTGGTACTGCATACCGCTGCGCAGCTCAAGGCGCATCCGCAGCCGGAGTTGCTGAAACACAACGTCATCGCCAGCTGCTTCTTTGAAGCCTCAACGCGTACCCGTCTGTCGTTTGAAACCGCCATGCATCGTCTCGGTGCCTCAGTGGTAGGTTTTGCCGACGGGAGCAACACCTCGCTTGGCAAGAAAGGTGAAACCCTCGCCGATACCATTTCGGTGATTGGCACCTATGTCGATGCGATTGTGATGCGCCATCCGCAGGAGGGTGCCGCGCGCCTCGCCACCGAATTTTCTGGCGGCGTGCCGATTCTCAACGCCGGAGACGGTGCCAACCAGCACCCGACGCAGACCCTGCTGGATCTGTTCACCATTCGCGAAACCCAGAGCCGTCTGGATAACCTGAACGTGGCGATGGTCGGCGACCTGAAATATGGCCGTACCGTGCACTCCCTGACCCAGGCGCTGGCGAAATTCGACGGCAATCGCTTCTTTTTCATCGCCCCTGATGCCCTGGCGATGCCGTCATACATCACCGATATGCTGGATGAGAAAAACATCCACTGGTCGCGCCATGACAGCATCGAAGAGGTGATGCCTGAGCTGGATATCCTGTACATGACGCGTGTACAGAAAGAGCGTCTCGACCCGTCAGAATACGCCAACGTCAAAGCACAGTTTATTCTGCGTGCCAGCGACCTGGTCGGTGCGCGCGACAATATGAAGGTGCTGCACCCGCTGCCGCGTATTGATGAGATCACTACCGATGTCGACAGCACACCGCATGCCTGGTATTTCCAGCAGGCCGGTAATGGCATCTTCGCCCGCCAGGCCTTGCTGGCACTGGTCCTGAATCGCGATCTGGCTCTGTAA
- the argF gene encoding ornithine carbamoyltransferase, giving the protein MSQLNQRHFLRLLDFTPAEIDYLLRLAGELKHAKKNASETQYLKGKNIALIFEKDSTRTRCSFEVAAYDQGANVTYLGPSGSQIGHKESMKDTARVLGRMYDGIQYRGYGQALVETLAEHAGVPVWNGLTTEFHPTQLLADLLTMQEHLPQKSLNEMTLVYVGDARNNMGNSMLEAAAMVGLDLRLVAPKGCWPEEQLVEQCQIAAQKTGGKITLTEDIAAGVQGADFIYTDVWVSMGEDKSVWSDRIALLRPYQVNSAMLALTGNPQVKFLHCLPAFHDDQTTLGRQMAEQYGLSDGMEVSNEVFESTHSIVFDQAENRMHTIKAVMVATLGQP; this is encoded by the coding sequence ATGAGTCAGCTGAACCAACGCCATTTCCTGAGATTGCTGGACTTCACCCCAGCAGAAATTGATTACCTGTTAAGATTGGCCGGTGAATTAAAACACGCAAAGAAAAACGCCAGCGAAACGCAGTACCTGAAAGGTAAAAACATCGCGCTCATCTTCGAAAAAGACTCGACCCGTACCCGTTGCTCTTTCGAAGTTGCCGCTTATGATCAAGGTGCTAACGTCACTTACCTCGGCCCAAGTGGCAGCCAGATCGGCCATAAAGAATCGATGAAGGACACCGCACGCGTGCTGGGACGCATGTATGACGGTATTCAATATCGCGGCTATGGTCAGGCGCTGGTGGAAACCCTGGCGGAGCATGCCGGTGTGCCGGTGTGGAACGGTCTGACCACCGAATTCCATCCCACCCAGTTGCTGGCCGACCTGCTGACCATGCAGGAACATCTGCCGCAAAAATCCCTGAACGAAATGACGCTGGTGTATGTTGGCGATGCCCGCAATAACATGGGTAACAGCATGCTGGAAGCGGCGGCGATGGTCGGGCTGGATCTGCGTCTGGTGGCCCCGAAAGGCTGCTGGCCAGAAGAACAACTGGTGGAGCAATGCCAGATCGCAGCACAGAAAACCGGCGGCAAAATTACGTTGACCGAAGATATTGCTGCTGGCGTACAGGGTGCGGATTTCATCTACACTGACGTGTGGGTCTCGATGGGAGAAGACAAATCCGTGTGGTCCGATCGTATCGCGCTGCTGCGTCCTTACCAGGTGAACAGCGCGATGCTGGCGCTGACCGGCAATCCGCAGGTGAAGTTCCTGCACTGCCTGCCTGCGTTTCATGATGATCAAACCACGCTGGGACGTCAGATGGCCGAGCAGTATGGTCTGAGCGACGGCATGGAAGTCAGTAATGAAGTGTTTGAATCGACACACAGCATTGTGTTTGACCAGGCAGAAAACCGCATGCACACCATTAAAGCGGTCATGGTGGCTACGCTCGGCCAACCGTAA
- the rraB gene encoding ribonuclease E inhibitor RraB produces the protein MAYEALLEEQREETRLIIDELLEDGSDPDALYTIEHHLSCNNFDSLEKAAVDAFKLGYEVTEPEELELEDGSTVMCVDILSEAALKPELIDAQVEQLVNLAGKYNVDYDGWGTYFEDPDAEDEDDDGDFIDDEDDGVRH, from the coding sequence ATGGCATACGAAGCATTGCTGGAAGAACAACGCGAAGAGACGCGGTTGATCATTGATGAGTTACTGGAAGATGGCAGCGATCCGGATGCGCTGTACACCATTGAGCATCATCTCTCCTGCAACAATTTTGACTCGCTGGAAAAAGCGGCGGTGGATGCCTTCAAGCTGGGCTATGAAGTCACCGAACCGGAAGAGTTGGAACTGGAAGATGGCAGCACGGTGATGTGTGTCGATATCCTGAGCGAAGCCGCGCTGAAACCCGAGCTGATTGATGCTCAGGTGGAGCAACTGGTCAATCTGGCGGGTAAATACAACGTTGATTACGACGGCTGGGGCACCTACTTCGAAGACCCGGACGCGGAAGACGAAGATGACGACGGCGACTTCATCGATGATGAAGACGACGGTGTGCGTCACTAA